A portion of the Malania oleifera isolate guangnan ecotype guangnan chromosome 3, ASM2987363v1, whole genome shotgun sequence genome contains these proteins:
- the LOC131151296 gene encoding egg cell-secreted protein 1.4-like, with the protein MAFCKTMLLLLATACCFMVTVSASWPEMSMQPEFDSEGLKNCWKAVEAVKSSCYREIVKFIVGGKLQFGPNCCATIDSVRNQCFFMVFSTLGLPSSVGITLKAYCDPSSDPATAPSPAKLPANEIWV; encoded by the coding sequence ATGGCATTTTGCAAAACTATGCTTCTCCTTTTAGCAACAGCATGCTGCTTCATGGTAACAGTTAGTGCGAGTTGGCCAGAAATGTCGATGCAGCCTGAATTTGACAGCGAAGGCTTGAAGAACTGCTGGAAGGCAGTGGAGGCAGTAAAATCGTCATGCTACCGAGAGATTGTTAAGTTCATTGTAGGTGGCAAACTTCAGTTTGGACCTAACTGTTGTGCTACTATTGACAGTGTGAGAAATCAATGCTTCTTTATGGTGTTCTCTACGTTGGGGTTACCATCCAGCGTTGGCATCACACTGAAAGCCTATTGCGATCCATCCTCCGATCCTGCTACAGCTCCATCACCTGCTAAGTTGCCTGCTAATGAAATTTGGGTCTAG